In Acinetobacter radioresistens DSM 6976 = NBRC 102413 = CIP 103788, one DNA window encodes the following:
- a CDS encoding zincin-like metallopeptidase domain-containing protein: protein MKTFKNATEQKFAQLVEELEAKFVTGKWVMPFKAACPHFNAQSGKRYNGVNAWLLSMVAVNKNYQSKAWLTFKQAQAKSWRVVKGESGTPIQFWSPIKDKNDPEKEIWFVKYFTVFNLDQIVDADGNPVSVGDVDIVEGESDSGLPTHEEQRNMLERLSAGLNVTVHHHEGLGSAFYRPSEHAVYLPTIPEFHTIEGYLATYLHELGHSTHRFVRPDWKKDVFGSVLYAKEECVAELISVFVSSMLGIEKIALESHAGYIHGWLEKAKSDDPKFFAKAIKAASKASFYMWDILHPEESTDNSDVEAPVAIEA, encoded by the coding sequence ATGAAAACTTTTAAAAATGCTACTGAACAGAAATTTGCTCAACTTGTAGAAGAACTTGAAGCTAAGTTCGTTACTGGTAAATGGGTAATGCCTTTCAAAGCTGCATGTCCTCACTTTAATGCTCAATCTGGAAAACGATACAACGGCGTAAATGCTTGGCTATTGTCCATGGTTGCAGTAAACAAGAACTATCAATCTAAAGCATGGCTTACTTTTAAACAGGCTCAAGCGAAATCTTGGCGTGTAGTTAAAGGTGAATCAGGCACACCGATTCAGTTTTGGAGTCCTATCAAAGACAAAAATGATCCTGAGAAAGAAATCTGGTTTGTTAAATACTTTACCGTTTTCAATCTTGATCAAATTGTTGATGCTGATGGCAATCCTGTATCTGTTGGTGATGTTGATATTGTTGAAGGTGAATCTGATTCAGGTTTGCCGACACATGAGGAACAACGCAACATGCTTGAACGACTCAGTGCCGGTCTTAACGTAACTGTTCATCATCATGAAGGTTTGGGTAGTGCTTTCTATCGACCTTCTGAACATGCAGTTTACTTACCGACTATCCCTGAGTTTCATACAATTGAAGGTTACTTAGCAACTTACCTCCATGAATTAGGACACTCTACTCACCGTTTTGTACGTCCTGATTGGAAGAAAGATGTCTTTGGTTCTGTTCTCTATGCTAAAGAAGAATGTGTTGCTGAGCTTATCTCTGTGTTCGTATCTTCTATGCTTGGAATTGAGAAAATTGCCCTTGAAAGCCATGCCGGATATATTCACGGATGGTTAGAAAAGGCAAAATCTGATGATCCAAAGTTTTTTGCAAAAGCGATTAAAGCTGCTTCTAAAGCATCGTTTTATATGTGGGATATTCTTCATCCAGAAGAATCTACCGATAATTCTGATGTTGAAGCTCCTGTCGCAATTGAAGCTTAA
- a CDS encoding zinc-finger-containing protein has protein sequence MNTITDLSRHILPSSPKKPVLCPYCKEEAQFDKGLWRCNPCNALGRADKQTGRPLGTMANNALWTARKEIHQSFGAVMQYHISNGISKTQARKKVINDLANVLNLNPKQINIDRFDETLCKLSLDAITKMQTACVPVCPYCSNLSVYLPSKRIYRCEPCDAQVGVHKHNNQPLGSLANPELRATRKKAHSYFDPLWRCKMKRDSLTVSQARKTAYHWLALQMGIDFVDCHIGEFDIEQCNEVIRICKPYIGKAMQQIQNSKNNYSVT, from the coding sequence ATGAATACTATTACCGACCTATCAAGACATATTCTCCCTTCTTCACCAAAGAAGCCTGTACTTTGTCCATACTGCAAAGAAGAAGCACAATTCGATAAAGGCTTGTGGCGTTGCAATCCTTGTAATGCTTTGGGTAGGGCAGATAAGCAAACTGGCCGACCATTGGGAACCATGGCAAATAACGCTTTATGGACTGCAAGGAAGGAGATACACCAGTCTTTTGGTGCGGTCATGCAATATCATATTAGTAATGGCATAAGTAAAACGCAGGCCAGAAAGAAGGTTATCAATGATTTGGCAAATGTACTTAATCTAAACCCCAAACAGATCAATATTGATCGCTTTGATGAAACGCTGTGTAAGCTTTCGTTAGACGCGATTACCAAGATGCAGACGGCGTGTGTTCCCGTATGCCCATACTGTTCAAATCTCTCTGTCTATCTTCCATCTAAGCGTATTTATCGCTGTGAACCATGCGATGCTCAAGTCGGGGTCCATAAACATAATAATCAGCCTTTAGGATCGTTAGCTAATCCGGAATTGCGTGCGACTAGAAAAAAAGCACATTCTTACTTTGATCCATTGTGGCGATGCAAGATGAAGCGTGATTCCTTAACCGTTTCCCAAGCGCGAAAGACTGCATATCACTGGCTTGCCTTACAAATGGGTATAGATTTTGTTGACTGCCATATAGGGGAGTTTGACATTGAGCAATGCAATGAGGTCATACGAATCTGCAAGCCATATATAGGGAAGGCTATGCAGCAAATTCAAAACTCAAAAAATAATTATTCTGTCACTTGA
- a CDS encoding S49 family peptidase, translating to MGIFLTLLAIYSLNSSLKITDNIKNSFVSGPHIALIKVNGTIASNTNANGTYITQSLRQAFENEDSSAIVLQINSGGGSPYQAEMVWNEIQYLKNKYPNKKVYALIEDMGASAAYQIASASDYIIVGKTSLVGSIGVIMSNYDFTKLMDKVGVGDRTITAGSNKAAFSFTQKVTDEQMDYYQKMLNNVHKNFIKYVRDGRNGRLKETDDMFSGLVWTGEQAVEVGIADKVGDMNTLKRELKIDQVKNYTYVNNGLGGLFNTAYSDVGRSIGQGLSDSLKEELQIQVQ from the coding sequence TTGGGTATATTCCTTACCTTACTGGCAATTTACAGCCTCAATAGTAGCCTTAAGATCACAGACAATATTAAGAATTCATTTGTAAGCGGTCCACATATCGCCTTAATTAAAGTGAATGGAACGATTGCCTCAAATACCAATGCAAATGGTACTTATATTACCCAATCATTAAGACAAGCTTTTGAAAACGAGGATAGCTCAGCAATCGTATTACAGATCAACTCGGGTGGCGGCTCCCCGTATCAAGCTGAAATGGTATGGAATGAAATTCAGTATTTAAAGAATAAATACCCGAACAAGAAAGTGTATGCCCTCATTGAAGATATGGGCGCATCAGCAGCGTACCAGATCGCATCTGCCAGTGATTACATAATCGTGGGCAAAACATCCCTTGTAGGCTCAATTGGGGTGATTATGAGCAACTATGACTTTACCAAGCTAATGGACAAGGTTGGTGTAGGTGATCGTACTATCACTGCCGGCTCAAACAAGGCAGCCTTTTCCTTCACGCAGAAGGTGACTGATGAGCAAATGGATTATTACCAAAAGATGTTGAACAACGTGCATAAGAACTTCATCAAGTATGTACGTGATGGACGTAATGGCCGACTGAAAGAAACTGATGATATGTTCTCAGGATTAGTCTGGACAGGTGAGCAAGCGGTAGAGGTTGGTATTGCTGATAAAGTGGGTGATATGAATACCCTTAAGCGCGAATTAAAAATCGATCAAGTAAAAAACTATACCTATGTCAATAATGGCTTGGGTGGACTTTTCAATACAGCTTATAGTGATGTAGGTAGATCGATTGGTCAGGGCTTATCTGACAGCTTAAAAGAAGAACTTCAAATCCAAGTTCAATAA
- a CDS encoding type I restriction-modification system subunit M has translation MASAPNNTESTLASFIWNNANDLWGDFPHTEFGKIILPFTVLRRLECVLEPTKEAVLNTYAQFKDQGMALDDILTNVSGNPFYNKSTYNLSNLGGTKTKANLEDYIANFSENVRVIFEQFDFNTTINKLAKANLLLRICNNFAAIDLHPNVVPDRTMSNVYEHLIARFGAEVGTGSEDFMTPRDIVHLAATLLLEPDNELFEQKNGLIRTIYDQTCGTSGFLTDMMNYVDGFKDRYKIAPVLVPHGQELQPETHAVALGSMLLKKLESDPSRDLSQNIKLGSTLSNDLFAGQRFHYQCSNPPFGMSWAKDASAVQLEHKEKGLNGRFGAGLPKASDGSMLFLQNLISKLELPENGGGRGAIVLSGSPLFNGGAGSGESEIRRFILENDYLEAIVALPTDIFFRTGIGTYIWLISNRKPEQRKGKVQLIDATGMGSSMRKNEGNKRKFIDQNSIDAISRIYADFEQSSVSKIFDYTDFGYRRVKVLRPLRIDLQFDAEKLETFKSSKEFGKLSDSDQNAVSAYIEQQFGESKDYAWFENTFLNNLPLSKVSKGLKNALIAAFGVQNPDAEAVEINGEVQMDSDLTDYENIPLNQNTQDYMAKEVLPHAPDAVVDTTYTDSKDGQVGVVGYEINFNRYFYVFEQPRHPNEIMAEIKELSAEVAKLLGEV, from the coding sequence ATGGCTTCTGCACCAAACAATACCGAATCTACACTGGCAAGTTTTATTTGGAACAATGCGAATGATCTTTGGGGTGATTTCCCACATACAGAGTTCGGCAAAATCATTTTACCCTTTACGGTATTAAGACGTTTGGAATGTGTACTTGAGCCAACGAAAGAAGCTGTTCTCAATACTTATGCGCAATTCAAAGATCAAGGGATGGCGCTTGACGATATTCTTACTAACGTAAGCGGCAATCCATTTTATAACAAATCAACCTATAACCTATCCAATTTAGGCGGTACAAAAACCAAAGCTAATCTTGAAGATTACATCGCCAATTTCTCTGAAAATGTACGTGTCATCTTTGAACAATTTGATTTCAATACAACAATTAATAAATTAGCCAAAGCCAATCTATTACTGCGTATTTGCAATAATTTCGCTGCCATCGACTTACATCCGAATGTTGTGCCTGACCGTACCATGAGTAATGTCTATGAACATTTAATTGCAAGATTTGGTGCAGAAGTCGGTACGGGGTCTGAGGACTTTATGACTCCGCGCGATATTGTGCATTTGGCAGCGACTTTATTGCTTGAGCCTGATAATGAGCTGTTTGAACAAAAGAATGGTTTAATCCGCACTATTTATGATCAAACGTGCGGTACATCGGGCTTTTTAACTGACATGATGAACTATGTAGACGGTTTTAAAGACCGCTATAAAATTGCCCCTGTACTTGTACCCCACGGACAGGAATTGCAGCCTGAAACTCATGCGGTCGCATTGGGTTCAATGTTGCTCAAAAAACTGGAGTCTGATCCAAGCCGTGATTTATCACAAAATATTAAATTGGGTAGTACCCTCAGTAATGACTTATTTGCAGGGCAGCGTTTCCATTATCAATGCTCTAACCCACCTTTCGGTATGTCATGGGCGAAAGATGCCAGTGCAGTTCAATTAGAGCATAAAGAAAAAGGCTTAAATGGGCGTTTTGGTGCGGGCTTGCCTAAAGCCAGTGACGGCTCAATGCTTTTTTTACAAAATCTAATTTCCAAACTAGAACTGCCTGAAAATGGCGGTGGTCGTGGTGCAATCGTACTTTCAGGTTCGCCACTCTTTAACGGTGGTGCAGGGTCAGGCGAATCTGAAATCAGACGCTTTATTTTAGAAAATGATTATCTCGAAGCAATTGTGGCATTACCGACTGATATTTTCTTCCGTACAGGTATTGGAACGTATATTTGGTTAATCTCAAACCGTAAACCTGAACAGCGCAAAGGCAAAGTACAGCTCATTGATGCAACTGGCATGGGTTCATCTATGCGTAAGAATGAGGGCAACAAGCGCAAGTTTATTGACCAAAATTCGATTGATGCGATTAGCCGTATTTACGCCGACTTTGAACAAAGCTCAGTCAGCAAGATTTTTGACTATACCGATTTTGGCTACCGCCGAGTAAAAGTCTTACGTCCTTTGCGTATTGATCTTCAATTTGACGCTGAGAAACTAGAAACATTCAAATCGTCAAAAGAGTTTGGCAAGTTATCCGACAGCGACCAAAATGCTGTATCGGCTTATATTGAACAGCAGTTCGGCGAATCGAAAGATTATGCTTGGTTTGAGAATACATTCCTAAACAATCTACCACTCAGCAAAGTCAGTAAAGGCTTAAAGAATGCCTTAATCGCTGCGTTTGGGGTGCAAAATCCTGATGCCGAAGCCGTAGAAATTAACGGTGAAGTGCAAATGGATAGTGACCTGACTGATTATGAAAATATTCCGTTAAATCAGAATACTCAGGACTATATGGCGAAAGAGGTACTTCCTCATGCGCCTGATGCGGTAGTTGATACCACTTATACTGATAGCAAAGACGGTCAAGTCGGTGTGGTGGGGTATGAAATTAACTTTAACCGTTATTTCTATGTATTTGAGCAGCCACGCCACCCAAATGAAATTATGGCGGAGATCAAAGAGTTGTCTGCCGAAGTCGCAAAATTGCTTGGGGAGGTTTAA